Proteins encoded within one genomic window of Musa acuminata AAA Group cultivar baxijiao unplaced genomic scaffold, Cavendish_Baxijiao_AAA HiC_scaffold_842, whole genome shotgun sequence:
- the LOC135664493 gene encoding photosystem II protein D1, which translates to MTAILERRESTSLWGRFCNWITSTENRLYIGWFGVLMIPTLLTATSVFIIAFIAAPPVDIDGIREPVSGSLLYGNNIISGAIIPTSAAIGLHFYPIWEAASVDEWLYNGGPYELIVLHFLLGVACYMGREWELSFRLGMRPWIAVAYSAPVAAATAVFLIYPIGQGSFSDGMPLGISGTFNFMIVFQAEHNILMHPFHMLGVAGVFGGSLFSAMHGSLVTSSLIRETTENESANAGYRFGQEEETYNIVAAHGYFGRLIFQYASFNNSRSLHFFLAAWPVIGIWFTSLGISTMAFNLNGFNFNQSVVDSQGRVINTWADIINRANLGMEVMHERNAHNFPLDLAAVEVSSTNG; encoded by the coding sequence ATGACTGCAATTTTAGAGAGACGCGAAAGTACAAGCCTATGGGGTCGTTTCTGCAACTGGATAACCAGCACTGAAAACCGTCTTTATATTGGGtggttcggtgttttgatgatccctaccttattgaccgcaacttctgtatttattatcgccttcattgctgctcctccagtagatattgatggtattcgtgaacctgtttctggttctctactttatgGAAATAATATTATCTCTGGTGCTATTATTCCTACTTCTGCAGCTATAGGTTTACATTTTTACCCAATCTGGGAAGCAGCATCTGTTGATGAGTGGTTATACAATGGTGGTCCTTATGAGCTAATTGTTCTACACTTCTTACTTGGTGTAGCTTGTTACATGGGTCGTGAGTGGGAACTTAGTTTCCGTCTGGGTATGCGTCCTTGGATTGCTGTTGCATATTCAGCTCCTGTTGCAGCTGCTACTGCTGTTTTCTTGATCTACCCTATTGGTCAAGGAAGTTTCTCTGATGGTATGCCTTTAGGAATATCTGGTACTTtcaacttcatgattgtattccaggcaGAACACAACATCCTTATGCATCCATTTCACATGTTAGGTGTAGCTGGTGTATTCGGCGGCTCCCTATTCAGTGCTATGCATGGTTCCTTGGTAACCTCTAGTTTGATCAGGGAAACCACTGAAAACGAATCTGCTAACGCAGGTTACAGATTCGGTCAAGAGGAAGAGACTTATAATATCGTAGCTGCTCATGGTTATTTTGGCCGATTGATCTTCCAATATGCTAGTTTCAACAACTCTCGTTCTTTACATTTCTTCTTGGCTGCTTGGCCTGTAATTGGTATCTGGTTCACTTCTTTAGGTATTAGCACCATGGCTTTCAACCTAAATGGTTTCAATTTCAACCAATCCGTAGTTGACAGTCAGGGTCGTGTCATTAACACTTGGGCTGATATCATCAACCGTGCTAACCTTGGTATGGAAGTAATGCATGAACGTAATGCTCACAACTTCCCTCTAGACCTAGCTGCTGTCGAAGTTTCATCTACAAATGGATAA